The following are encoded together in the Kribbella voronezhensis genome:
- a CDS encoding PASTA domain-containing protein encodes MVEVPNVRSKKLADAQKILTDAGFKVKVELAPFHLGLNLVAGQNPGAGKLAQPGSTVIVTIV; translated from the coding sequence ATGGTCGAGGTGCCGAACGTGCGGAGCAAGAAGCTCGCCGACGCGCAGAAGATCCTCACCGACGCGGGCTTCAAGGTGAAGGTCGAACTCGCACCGTTCCACCTCGGCCTCAACCTCGTCGCCGGCCAGAACCCGGGCGCCGGCAAACTCGCCCAGCCCGGCAGCACCGTCATAGTCACCATCGTCTGA
- a CDS encoding barstar family protein, translated as MTDLRTLLDNGLRPGVYRWRAQQDSADEVRRTVAAAGWNFVLLDTTRISDKAGFLDVCATAFDLPRWFGRNWDALADSLSDRSTGEPEVVLWEGWRDLLDRDHDTVDVALQIFGEDAKESGQLRVLLREADDVPDLVSDLPVV; from the coding sequence ATGACCGACCTGCGGACCTTGCTCGACAACGGGCTCCGGCCGGGCGTGTACCGCTGGCGCGCTCAGCAGGACTCTGCCGACGAAGTACGCCGTACCGTCGCCGCCGCGGGCTGGAACTTCGTGCTGCTGGACACGACCCGGATTTCCGACAAGGCGGGCTTTCTGGATGTCTGTGCCACCGCGTTCGACCTGCCGCGCTGGTTCGGGCGCAACTGGGACGCCTTGGCCGACTCGCTGAGCGACAGGTCCACCGGTGAGCCGGAGGTGGTCCTCTGGGAGGGCTGGCGCGACCTGCTCGACCGCGACCACGACACGGTCGACGTGGCCTTGCAGATCTTCGGTGAGGACGCGAAGGAGTCCGGGCAGCTGAGGGTCCTCCTACGCGAAGCCGACGACGTACCGGATCTCGTCAGCGACCTGCCGGTCGTCTAG
- a CDS encoding thiazole synthase, which yields MSDDSLTIAGLELTSRLVMGTGGAPSLEVLEEALVASGTELTTVALRRLDPNQQGSVLDVLRKHGIAVLPNTAGCFTAGEAVLTARLAREALETNLIKLEVVADDHTLLPDPVELLDAAETLAADGFSVFAYTNDDPILARRLEQAGCVAVMPLGSPIGSGLGIRNPHNISMIVEAATVPVVLDAGIGTASDAALAMELGCDAVLLATAVTRAERPALMAAAMRDAVNAGRGARLAGRIPRRWHSAQASSPTDGRLSY from the coding sequence ATGAGTGACGACAGCCTGACGATCGCGGGACTCGAGCTGACATCGCGGCTGGTGATGGGCACCGGGGGCGCGCCGAGCCTCGAGGTACTGGAGGAAGCGCTGGTCGCGTCCGGCACCGAGCTCACCACTGTGGCCCTGCGGCGACTCGACCCGAACCAGCAGGGTTCGGTGCTCGACGTACTGCGTAAGCACGGCATCGCCGTGCTTCCCAACACCGCCGGCTGCTTCACCGCGGGCGAAGCCGTCCTCACCGCAAGGCTGGCTCGTGAAGCGCTGGAGACCAACCTGATCAAGCTGGAGGTCGTTGCCGACGACCACACCTTGCTGCCCGATCCGGTCGAACTGCTGGACGCAGCCGAGACGCTGGCCGCGGACGGCTTCTCGGTGTTCGCCTACACCAACGACGACCCGATCCTGGCCCGCCGGCTCGAGCAGGCCGGGTGTGTCGCCGTGATGCCGCTGGGTTCGCCGATCGGTTCGGGGCTGGGCATCCGGAACCCGCACAACATCAGCATGATCGTCGAGGCGGCCACGGTTCCCGTCGTACTGGACGCGGGCATCGGGACCGCGAGTGACGCTGCGCTGGCGATGGAGCTCGGCTGCGACGCGGTACTGCTGGCCACGGCTGTCACCCGCGCGGAGCGTCCGGCACTGATGGCGGCTGCCATGCGGGACGCGGTCAACGCGGGCCGCGGCGCGCGACTGGCCGGCCGGATCCCCCGCCGCTGGCACTCGGCGCAGGCGTCGTCACCGACCGACGGACGTCTGTCGTACTGA
- the thiO gene encoding glycine oxidase ThiO, giving the protein MAERTSEVVVIGGGLIGLAIAWRLAADGIQVTVCDPTPGSRTSAVAAGMLAPVTEVEYGEDELLALNLASVAAWPGFAAELEELTGRPAGLNRTGTLSVAYDADDVAALRRLADYQRRLGLEVEELTGREVRMREPLLAAGVSGGVWVAGDHSVDNRQTVAALLRATELTGVQLERQQVSRVLTAGTAAVGVELEDGSTIRSAQLIAATGPWSAQLQGIPEELRPPVRPVKGEILRLRVPEAYRPALHHTIRATARGFSVYLVPRPGGELVVGATTTELGYDTRVLAGGVFSLLRDARMVLPITDELELVETVAGLRPATPDNAPILGASGLDGLLWATGHYRNGVLLTPITAQVIAETVRTGRIPDLAAPFAADRFSAPKVAG; this is encoded by the coding sequence ATGGCTGAGCGAACTTCGGAAGTCGTCGTCATCGGCGGCGGACTGATCGGCCTGGCGATCGCCTGGCGACTCGCGGCCGACGGTATCCAGGTGACCGTCTGTGACCCGACACCGGGCAGCCGGACCTCAGCGGTCGCGGCCGGCATGCTCGCCCCGGTCACCGAGGTCGAGTACGGCGAGGACGAGTTGCTGGCCCTGAATCTCGCCAGCGTCGCCGCCTGGCCTGGCTTCGCGGCGGAGCTGGAAGAACTCACCGGCCGCCCGGCCGGTCTCAACCGCACGGGAACTCTCTCGGTCGCCTACGACGCGGACGACGTCGCCGCACTCCGCCGGCTCGCCGACTACCAGCGTCGCCTCGGCCTGGAGGTCGAGGAGCTCACCGGCCGCGAGGTTCGCATGCGTGAACCACTCCTGGCGGCCGGCGTCTCCGGCGGGGTCTGGGTGGCCGGCGATCACTCGGTCGACAACCGCCAGACCGTCGCAGCCCTGTTGCGCGCGACCGAGCTGACCGGCGTACAGCTCGAACGTCAGCAAGTCTCCAGAGTCCTCACAGCCGGTACTGCGGCCGTCGGCGTGGAACTGGAGGACGGCAGCACCATCCGTTCCGCCCAGCTCATCGCGGCCACCGGCCCCTGGTCTGCCCAGCTGCAGGGGATTCCCGAAGAGCTGCGGCCGCCGGTGCGGCCGGTCAAGGGCGAGATCCTCCGGCTGCGCGTCCCCGAGGCCTACCGCCCGGCTTTGCACCACACGATCCGAGCCACCGCGCGAGGCTTCTCCGTCTATCTGGTCCCCAGGCCCGGCGGAGAGCTGGTGGTGGGCGCGACGACTACGGAGCTCGGGTACGACACCCGCGTCCTCGCAGGTGGGGTGTTCTCGCTGCTGCGCGATGCACGGATGGTCCTGCCGATCACCGACGAGCTGGAGCTAGTCGAGACAGTCGCCGGACTGCGGCCCGCGACACCGGACAACGCACCGATCCTCGGAGCATCCGGACTCGACGGACTGCTCTGGGCGACCGGGCACTACCGCAACGGCGTACTGCTCACTCCGATCACCGCGCAGGTCATTGCCGAGACTGTCCGGACCGGCCGCATCCCGGACCTTGCGGCACCGTTCGCGGCCGACAGGTTCAGCGCGCCTAAGGTAGCCGGGTGA
- a CDS encoding SigE family RNA polymerase sigma factor: MTFEEWTRQGVPKLLRFATVLCGDGHLAEDMVQDAVIKAQRNWDRIQQADRPDAYLRKIVVNEYLSWRRKWSRFIPRPQIDPDSSAPDHAVRYADRDQLIAELAKLPRRQRAVLVLRFYGGLSDPEIAETLGCSASTVRAYASRALATLRVGMAPSPTVPRPRTGANHAH; encoded by the coding sequence GTGACGTTCGAAGAGTGGACCCGGCAGGGTGTGCCGAAGCTGCTCCGGTTCGCCACCGTTCTGTGCGGCGACGGTCATCTCGCCGAGGACATGGTCCAGGACGCGGTGATCAAGGCCCAGCGGAACTGGGACCGGATCCAGCAGGCCGACCGGCCGGACGCCTACCTGCGCAAGATCGTGGTCAACGAGTACCTCTCCTGGCGCCGCAAGTGGTCGCGGTTCATCCCCCGCCCACAGATCGATCCGGACTCCTCGGCACCCGATCACGCCGTCCGGTACGCCGATCGCGACCAGCTCATCGCCGAACTGGCCAAGCTGCCGAGGCGGCAACGCGCAGTACTGGTCTTGCGTTTCTACGGCGGACTGTCGGATCCGGAGATCGCCGAGACGCTCGGTTGCTCGGCCAGCACGGTCCGCGCCTATGCATCCCGCGCGCTGGCGACCCTGCGGGTCGGAATGGCGCCTTCCCCCACAGTTCCAAGACCTCGCACCGGAGCGAACCATGCGCACTGA
- a CDS encoding DMT family transporter: MNRSRIAVLALLAVAAAWGSTFFLTKDLLTRMDVADYLALRFAIAAIALIAVHPPAIGRLSRLDRGRGVALGITYGIAQLVQTEGLRHTSASVSGFVTGMYVVFTPLLAAVILRHKIGRWAWVAVVLATVGLGVLSLRGFTLGTGELLTLASAGLYALHIIGLGAWSTPTNAFGLSALQMVVITAVCAIGAIPGGFTLPSGIGDWTAVIYMALVAGAFALIVQTWAQAHLTPTRAAIAMTMEPVFASAFAVLFGTDSVTGRMLVGGALVMSAMYLVELAPRRKIEAEVQHLAQ, encoded by the coding sequence GTGAATCGCTCCCGCATCGCCGTCCTGGCCCTGCTCGCAGTGGCCGCGGCGTGGGGATCGACGTTCTTCCTGACCAAGGACCTGCTGACCAGGATGGACGTCGCCGACTACCTGGCGTTGCGGTTCGCGATCGCCGCGATCGCCCTGATCGCCGTCCATCCGCCGGCGATCGGACGGCTCAGCCGGCTGGACCGCGGCCGGGGTGTTGCCCTCGGCATCACCTATGGGATCGCCCAACTGGTGCAGACCGAAGGCCTGCGGCACACCTCGGCGAGCGTGTCCGGCTTCGTCACCGGCATGTACGTCGTGTTCACACCGCTGCTCGCCGCGGTGATCCTGCGGCACAAGATCGGTCGCTGGGCCTGGGTCGCCGTGGTCTTGGCGACAGTCGGTCTCGGCGTACTGTCCCTGCGCGGGTTCACGCTCGGCACCGGCGAACTGCTGACGCTGGCGTCGGCCGGTCTGTACGCGCTGCACATCATCGGACTCGGCGCCTGGTCGACACCGACCAACGCCTTCGGTCTGTCCGCCTTGCAGATGGTGGTGATCACGGCGGTCTGCGCCATCGGCGCGATCCCCGGCGGCTTCACGCTGCCGAGCGGGATCGGCGACTGGACTGCTGTGATCTACATGGCACTGGTGGCAGGTGCGTTCGCCTTGATCGTGCAGACCTGGGCGCAGGCGCACCTGACACCGACGCGGGCCGCGATCGCGATGACGATGGAACCGGTGTTCGCCTCGGCATTCGCCGTACTCTTCGGAACAGACAGCGTGACCGGACGGATGCTCGTCGGTGGCGCGTTGGTGATGTCGGCGATGTACCTGGTCGAACTGGCACCGCGCCGCAAGATCGAGGCAGAGGTTCAGCATCTAGCTCAGTGA
- the thiS gene encoding sulfur carrier protein ThiS, with translation MSEVMKVLVNGSTEEIAAGTTVADVVDRWARSPIGVAVAVNEAVVTRAEWAGTTLADGDRVEILTAVQGG, from the coding sequence GTGAGTGAGGTTATGAAGGTGCTCGTGAACGGCAGCACCGAAGAGATCGCAGCGGGAACCACCGTGGCCGACGTGGTCGACCGTTGGGCGCGCAGTCCCATCGGCGTGGCCGTCGCGGTGAACGAGGCCGTGGTGACCCGGGCCGAGTGGGCCGGCACGACACTGGCCGACGGCGACCGGGTGGAGATCCTCACCGCGGTCCAGGGCGGTTGA
- a CDS encoding glycoside hydrolase family 172 protein, protein MTLPNLSGISAVVDVETRSISAENPTGERGQGGRRTEGTGAHAARDLGIGWKVSPSIEIAAGETVTLADITGSGAITHIWLTTHSDNWRRLILRAHWDGDEAPAIETPVGDFFCSGWGRFAQVNSLPISVNPNGGFNSYWEMPFRSHAELTIENTHDESVVVYFQVDYWLGAVADGSAYLHAQWRRSNPLPAETVHTLLDGVSGPGHYVGTYLAWGVNSTGWWGEGEVKFYLDDDEEFPTICGTGTEDYFGGAWNFDLGEDRGGYTEFSTPYLGLPQIIRPDGQYQSQQRFGMYRFHLPDPIRFRSNLRVDVQALGWRSGGRYLPLQDDIASTAFFYSTATSTTRPATPTHDTMEIC, encoded by the coding sequence ATGACTCTTCCGAACCTGTCCGGAATCAGCGCGGTCGTCGACGTCGAGACCCGCTCCATCAGCGCGGAGAACCCGACCGGCGAACGCGGCCAGGGCGGCCGGCGTACCGAAGGAACCGGGGCGCACGCGGCCCGCGACCTCGGCATCGGCTGGAAGGTCTCGCCGTCGATCGAGATCGCCGCCGGGGAGACCGTCACGCTCGCCGACATCACCGGCTCGGGCGCGATCACCCACATCTGGCTGACCACCCACAGCGACAACTGGCGCCGGCTGATCCTGCGCGCGCACTGGGACGGCGACGAGGCGCCCGCGATCGAGACACCGGTCGGCGACTTCTTCTGCTCCGGCTGGGGCCGCTTCGCTCAGGTGAACTCGCTACCGATCTCGGTGAACCCGAACGGCGGCTTCAACAGCTACTGGGAGATGCCGTTCCGGTCCCACGCGGAGCTGACGATCGAGAACACTCACGACGAGTCCGTGGTCGTCTACTTCCAGGTCGACTACTGGCTCGGCGCGGTCGCCGACGGATCGGCGTACCTGCATGCCCAGTGGCGTCGGAGCAACCCGCTGCCGGCCGAAACCGTGCACACCTTGCTGGACGGTGTGTCCGGTCCAGGGCATTACGTCGGCACTTACCTGGCGTGGGGTGTGAACAGCACCGGCTGGTGGGGCGAGGGCGAAGTGAAGTTCTACCTGGACGACGACGAGGAGTTCCCGACGATCTGCGGCACCGGCACCGAGGACTACTTCGGCGGCGCCTGGAACTTCGACCTCGGTGAAGACCGTGGCGGCTACACGGAGTTCAGTACGCCGTACCTCGGGCTGCCGCAGATCATCCGCCCGGACGGCCAATACCAAAGCCAGCAACGCTTCGGCATGTACCGCTTCCACCTCCCCGACCCGATCCGCTTCCGCTCCAACCTCCGAGTAGACGTCCAGGCCCTCGGCTGGCGCTCCGGCGGCCGCTACCTACCGCTCCAGGACGACATCGCCTCCACGGCCTTCTTCTACTCGACCGCCACCAGCACCACGCGCCCAGCAACACCCACTCACGACACGATGGAGATCTGCTAG
- a CDS encoding GNAT family N-acetyltransferase: protein MAELEIGVASATELAEFGEWAAAEGWNPGRSDLLAFAATDPAGFLVGRLDGRAIASISAIRYGSEYGFIGFYIVRSEFRGQGFGIRLWRAGMDRLAGRNVALDGVVDQQENYRKSGFRHAYNHVRYEGVPAVDSVADCTLVDGRSIPFDQLALYDRRFFPADRSAFLASWVNLPGHHSLAAVRDGQLEGFAVLREARSGSRIGPLFATSDDVAHALVAGLSTPGTSIAIDVPDANVAAVKLAERLSLEPTFECARMYTGRLPDIELPGIFANTSLELG, encoded by the coding sequence ATGGCGGAACTCGAGATCGGCGTCGCGAGCGCGACCGAACTGGCGGAATTCGGCGAGTGGGCAGCCGCGGAGGGCTGGAACCCGGGTCGATCAGATCTGCTGGCGTTCGCCGCGACCGACCCGGCCGGCTTCCTGGTGGGCCGGCTGGATGGGCGTGCGATCGCGTCGATCTCGGCGATCCGGTACGGCTCGGAGTACGGCTTCATCGGGTTCTACATCGTCCGATCGGAGTTCCGCGGCCAGGGTTTCGGGATCCGGCTGTGGCGAGCGGGGATGGATCGACTGGCCGGGCGCAACGTCGCTCTCGACGGGGTGGTCGATCAGCAGGAGAACTACCGCAAGTCGGGGTTCCGGCACGCGTACAACCACGTTCGCTACGAGGGCGTTCCGGCTGTCGACTCGGTGGCTGACTGCACCTTGGTCGACGGTCGTTCGATTCCCTTCGACCAACTGGCGCTCTACGACCGCCGCTTCTTCCCGGCGGACCGCAGCGCCTTCCTCGCGTCGTGGGTGAACCTCCCCGGCCACCACTCCCTCGCCGCCGTGCGCGACGGGCAGCTGGAAGGTTTCGCCGTACTGCGAGAAGCTCGCTCAGGCTCCCGAATCGGTCCCCTCTTCGCCACCTCCGACGACGTCGCCCACGCGCTGGTGGCGGGCCTGAGCACTCCTGGCACCAGCATCGCCATCGACGTACCGGATGCCAACGTCGCCGCCGTGAAGCTCGCCGAGCGCCTCAGCCTCGAGCCAACCTTCGAGTGCGCCCGGATGTACACCGGTCGCCTTCCCGACATCGAACTGCCGGGCATCTTCGCCAACACCAGTCTCGAACTCGGCTGA
- a CDS encoding lytic transglycosylase translates to MRHRVVRILTGIAVPLLAAGVITAGSPGFGHYKVKHGDTLTLIAGRYGTTVRTLVALNNLPGNGNAIYAGEVLALPAKPAPARRPSQPKAGQIVYVVKPGDTISKIARRYGVSQKYLLSVNGLKRTSPIYAGRPLRVPVPIPKAKPKPVAKKNNTFAGRTYADHVVAQADRNRAILAHRKLPTRTQMRSLITSVARRYGVDPELALAVSWQESGWKQRVVSPANAIGAMQVIPSTGRFASSVVGRNLDLLKPLDNVTAGVVLLDRLTAAAKLDIAVAGYYQGLGGVRRNGMYPDTKLYVKNVLRIKAQLEKGWSPR, encoded by the coding sequence ATGCGTCACAGGGTTGTTCGGATACTGACCGGGATCGCCGTTCCGCTGCTGGCCGCGGGGGTGATCACCGCCGGGTCGCCAGGTTTCGGGCACTACAAGGTCAAGCACGGCGACACGCTCACCCTGATCGCCGGCCGGTACGGGACGACGGTCAGGACTCTGGTTGCCCTGAACAACCTTCCCGGCAACGGCAACGCCATCTACGCCGGCGAGGTGCTCGCGCTGCCCGCCAAACCGGCCCCGGCACGCCGGCCGTCGCAGCCGAAGGCCGGCCAGATCGTCTACGTCGTCAAGCCCGGCGACACGATCAGCAAGATCGCCAGACGGTACGGCGTATCGCAGAAATACCTGCTGTCGGTGAACGGCCTGAAGCGGACCTCGCCGATCTATGCCGGCCGGCCACTGCGGGTCCCGGTGCCGATCCCGAAGGCCAAGCCGAAGCCGGTTGCCAAGAAGAACAACACCTTCGCCGGCCGCACGTACGCCGACCACGTCGTCGCGCAGGCGGACCGGAACCGCGCGATCCTTGCCCACCGCAAGCTCCCGACCCGCACCCAGATGCGGTCGCTGATCACCTCGGTCGCCCGCAGGTACGGCGTCGATCCGGAACTCGCGCTCGCCGTCTCCTGGCAGGAGTCCGGCTGGAAGCAGCGGGTCGTCTCCCCGGCGAACGCGATCGGCGCGATGCAGGTGATCCCCTCGACCGGGCGCTTCGCCTCCAGCGTCGTCGGCCGCAACCTCGATCTGCTCAAACCGCTCGACAACGTGACCGCCGGGGTCGTGCTGCTGGACCGGCTGACCGCCGCGGCGAAACTCGACATCGCCGTCGCCGGTTACTACCAGGGTCTGGGCGGGGTCCGGCGCAACGGGATGTACCCGGACACCAAGCTCTACGTGAAGAACGTGCTGCGGATCAAGGCGCAACTGGAGAAGGGCTGGAGCCCGCGGTAA
- a CDS encoding ribonuclease domain-containing protein, with protein MINNPKAARIVAAVVVAMLVITLAASLFGCSADKASGQPQNDPQSGLAFVAVADLPKEAQQTLQLIDKGGPFPYSRDGVVFGNFEKILPKEVSGYYHEYTVKTPGEKDRGARRIVTGKNSERYYTDDHYKSFRRIRADGGTDG; from the coding sequence GTGATCAACAACCCGAAGGCAGCGCGCATCGTCGCCGCGGTCGTGGTCGCCATGCTGGTGATCACGCTCGCGGCCTCACTGTTCGGGTGCAGCGCGGACAAGGCGAGCGGTCAGCCACAGAACGATCCCCAGAGCGGTCTGGCCTTCGTCGCCGTCGCGGACCTGCCGAAAGAGGCGCAGCAGACGCTGCAGCTGATCGACAAGGGCGGCCCGTTCCCGTACAGCCGCGACGGCGTGGTGTTCGGCAACTTCGAGAAGATCCTGCCGAAGGAAGTCAGCGGGTACTACCACGAGTACACGGTGAAGACGCCGGGGGAGAAGGACCGCGGCGCGCGCCGGATCGTGACGGGGAAGAACAGCGAGCGTTATTACACCGACGATCACTACAAGTCGTTCCGCCGGATCAGGGCGGACGGGGGGACCGACGGATGA
- a CDS encoding glucoamylase: MRDNSARRIRLFPVVVIAVLLAFLAAGTAANLERNPQPGLVSEGIPGQKVPTATTARLPTQYGGMVRQALADLDALTMPNGGTLAGWDGPWRFVWPRDASFVAAARCSVGQYAEAASVLSFLNRVRPTSGRWAARYAAADGSVPQDGREPQLDGSGWVLWASWFCSSGLDLSTYWPMLRESGDQIVAELGADGLPAVSPDYWERPESSVTLGTVAPLQAGLRAGLAIASLLGHEVPSWQSALDRLSTATDRAFGPSYPRTPDGGADAIVTVLGPPFAPPRADVADAIDHAHDVLTQPNGGVTPGESWRADGVAWTPQTALFALSAAARGDRQTALSILDWLNTHRTRTGAIPEKLNRDLQPAGEAPLGWTSALVVLTAAALDKPLPVPAA; this comes from the coding sequence GTGCGGGACAACAGCGCGCGACGGATCCGCTTGTTTCCGGTCGTGGTGATCGCGGTACTGCTGGCATTCCTCGCTGCCGGGACGGCCGCCAACCTGGAGCGGAATCCGCAACCAGGGCTGGTCTCCGAAGGCATCCCCGGGCAAAAGGTGCCGACGGCAACTACGGCGCGCCTGCCGACGCAGTACGGCGGGATGGTTCGCCAGGCGCTGGCCGACCTCGATGCCTTGACGATGCCGAACGGCGGCACCCTCGCCGGCTGGGACGGTCCATGGCGATTCGTCTGGCCGCGAGACGCCTCGTTCGTCGCCGCCGCGCGTTGCTCGGTCGGCCAGTACGCCGAAGCCGCGTCCGTACTGTCGTTTCTCAACCGGGTGCGCCCGACGTCGGGCCGCTGGGCCGCCCGGTACGCCGCTGCCGACGGCTCCGTGCCTCAGGACGGGCGAGAGCCGCAACTGGACGGCTCGGGATGGGTGCTGTGGGCGAGCTGGTTCTGCTCGTCCGGTCTCGATCTGTCTACCTACTGGCCGATGCTGCGGGAGTCCGGCGACCAGATCGTCGCCGAACTCGGTGCTGACGGCTTGCCCGCGGTGTCCCCCGACTACTGGGAACGGCCCGAGTCTTCCGTCACGCTCGGCACAGTGGCGCCTCTGCAAGCGGGGCTGCGCGCCGGACTCGCGATCGCGTCGTTGCTCGGCCACGAAGTCCCATCCTGGCAAAGCGCTCTGGATCGGTTGTCAACGGCAACCGATCGCGCCTTCGGTCCTTCCTACCCGCGGACTCCCGACGGTGGCGCGGATGCGATCGTGACGGTCCTCGGTCCCCCGTTCGCCCCACCGCGCGCCGACGTGGCAGACGCGATCGACCACGCCCACGACGTCCTCACCCAACCGAACGGCGGCGTCACCCCAGGCGAGTCCTGGCGCGCCGACGGCGTCGCCTGGACCCCGCAGACCGCCCTTTTCGCCCTGAGCGCAGCCGCCCGCGGCGACCGCCAAACGGCCCTGTCCATCCTCGACTGGCTCAACACCCACCGCACCCGCACCGGCGCCATCCCGGAAAAACTCAACCGCGACCTACAACCCGCCGGCGAGGCTCCCCTGGGTTGGACGTCCGCCTTGGTCGTTCTCACGGCCGCCGCCCTCGACAAACCCCTACCGGTCCCCGCCGCTTAG
- the thiE gene encoding thiamine phosphate synthase — MTEPTADNGLRERLADARLYLCMDAREEQGDLEQFLDAALGGGVDIVQLRQKNLEAADELAALEVFADACKRHGKLLAVNDRADIAFAAGADVLHLGQRDLPVHAARAITGHEPVIGRSTHTFSQVNAAVVEQGSDYFCVGPVWATPTKPGRSAAGLELVSYAASRQPAKPWFAIGGIDLERLDQVVEAGAERVVVVRAITEADDPGAAAAEFSRRLRGAG, encoded by the coding sequence GTGACTGAGCCCACCGCTGACAATGGATTGCGCGAACGCCTCGCCGACGCCCGCCTCTACCTCTGCATGGACGCGCGGGAGGAGCAAGGCGATCTGGAGCAGTTCCTGGACGCCGCGCTCGGCGGTGGCGTCGACATCGTGCAGCTCCGCCAGAAGAACCTCGAGGCGGCCGACGAACTGGCGGCCCTGGAGGTGTTCGCCGACGCCTGCAAGCGACACGGCAAGCTGCTGGCGGTCAACGACAGAGCGGACATCGCGTTCGCAGCGGGCGCCGACGTGCTGCACCTGGGGCAGCGCGACTTGCCTGTGCACGCAGCACGGGCCATCACTGGACACGAGCCGGTGATAGGCCGCTCAACTCACACCTTCAGCCAGGTGAACGCAGCGGTGGTCGAACAAGGGTCGGACTACTTCTGCGTCGGCCCGGTCTGGGCCACGCCCACCAAGCCCGGCAGAAGCGCCGCCGGCCTGGAGCTCGTCTCGTACGCCGCCAGTAGGCAACCCGCGAAGCCATGGTTCGCCATCGGCGGGATCGACCTCGAGCGGCTGGACCAGGTCGTCGAGGCCGGCGCCGAGCGCGTGGTCGTCGTACGGGCGATCACCGAGGCCGACGACCCGGGTGCTGCGGCTGCGGAGTTCAGCAGGCGGCTGCGTGGTGCCGGGTGA
- a CDS encoding Imm1 family immunity protein encodes MTHTAKAYFKRWHSGEPVSLTTADEVDQMLDALAAESWENSVAALYIDGRLDRAGRPDHELQVAVDYADKTMGVLRYSGNDGTYFSKGSTSSDGDSVLYYYLGNEREFPRNSVVPMEVARAAVKEFLQSGGERPTAVDWQE; translated from the coding sequence ATGACGCATACGGCAAAGGCCTACTTCAAGCGCTGGCACAGCGGGGAACCTGTATCGCTGACCACCGCTGACGAGGTCGACCAAATGCTCGATGCACTCGCGGCTGAATCGTGGGAGAACTCAGTCGCCGCGTTGTACATCGACGGGCGACTCGACAGGGCGGGCAGGCCTGATCACGAACTGCAGGTGGCGGTCGACTACGCCGACAAGACGATGGGCGTCTTGCGGTATTCCGGCAACGATGGCACGTACTTCAGTAAGGGAAGCACCAGCAGCGACGGCGATTCGGTTCTGTACTACTACCTGGGCAACGAGCGGGAATTCCCACGAAACTCCGTCGTGCCGATGGAGGTAGCACGGGCAGCTGTTAAGGAGTTCCTCCAGAGCGGCGGCGAACGGCCGACGGCAGTCGACTGGCAGGAGTAG